A window of the Pangasianodon hypophthalmus isolate fPanHyp1 chromosome 12, fPanHyp1.pri, whole genome shotgun sequence genome harbors these coding sequences:
- the kcnj2a gene encoding inward rectifier potassium channel 2a, producing MGSVRANRYSIVSSEEDGMKLATMAVQNGYGNGKSKVHTRHQPQSRFVKKDGHCNVQFINVSEKGQRYLADIFTTCVDIRWRWMLIIFCLAFLLSWLFFGCIFWLVAIFHGDLEGNSPKCVSNVSSFTAAFLFSIETQTTIGYGYRYVTDECPIAVFMVVFQSIVGCIIDAFIIGAVMAKMAKPKKRNETLVFSHNATVAMRDNKLCLMWRVGNLRKSHLVEAHVRAQLLRSRTTAEGEYIPLDQIDIDVGFDSGIDRIFLVSPITIVHEIDEDSPFYDMSKQELDSSEFEIVVILEGMVEATAMTTQCRSSYLASEILWGHRFEPVLFEEKNYYKVDYSRFHKTYEVPSTPLCSARDLAEKKYILSNSNSFCYENEVVLPNKEEKEEGDGGGLVPTSTHTDTGSDSDHNQANVPLESRPLRRESEI from the coding sequence ATGGGAAGTGTGCGGGCTAACCGCTACAGCATTGTGTCATCAGAGGAGGACGGCATGAAGTTGGCCACTATGGCGGTGCAGAACGGCTATGGAAACGGGAAGAGCAAGGTGCACACTCGGCATCAGCCCCAGAGCAGGTTCGTCAAGAAGGATGGACACTGCAATGTACAGTTCATCAATGTCAGTGAGAAGGGTCAGCGCTATTTGGCTGACATTTTTACCACTTGTGTGGACATTCGCTGGCGCTGGATGCTTATCATCTTCTGCTTGGCATTCCTGCTCTCGTGGCTGTTCTTCGGATGTATCTTCTGGCTGGTGGCCATCTTCCACGGAGACCTGGAAGGCAACAGCCCGAAATGTGTGTCGAATGTGAGCAGCTTTActgcagcttttcttttctccatcgAGACGCAGACCACCATTGGCTATGGCTACCGCTATGTGACAGATGAGTGTCCCATTGCCGTCTTCATGGTGGTCTTTCAGAGCATCGTGGGCTGCATCATTGATGCTTTCATCATCGGTGCAGTCATGGCCAAGATGGCCAAGCCTAAGAAGCGAAACGAGACATTGGTGTTCAGCCACAATGCTACCGTGGCCATGAGGGACAACAAGCTGTGTTTAATGTGGAGGGTTGGCAACTTGCGCAAGAGCCATCTGGTAGAGGCCCATGTTCGGGCTCAGCTCCTTAGGTCCCGTACTACAGCAGAGGGGGAATACATCCCCCTGGACCAAATAGACATTGATGTTGGATTTGATAGTGGCATTGACCGTATCTTCTTGGTTTCTCCAATAACCATCGTCCACGAGATTGACGAGGACAGCCCATTTTATGACATGAGCAAGCAGGAGCTAGACAGTTCAGAGTTTGAGATTGTGGTGATCTTGGAAGGTATGGTGGAAGCAACAGCCATGACAACTCAGTGCCGTAGCTCATATCTGGCCAGCGAGATCCTCTGGGGCCACCGCTTTGAGCCAGTCCTGTTCGAGGAGAAGAACTACTACAAAGTGGACTATTCGCGCTTTCACAAGACCTATGAGGTGCCCAGCACCCCGCTGTGCAGCGCCAGGGACCTTGCAGAGAAAAAATACATCCTTTCCAATTCCAATTCCTTCTGTTACGAGAATGAGGTGGTGCTTCCGAAcaaagaggagaaggaggaaggagACGGGGGTGGACTGGTGCCcacgagcacacacactgacactggcTCAGACTCTGACCACAATCAAGCCAATGTTCCCTTAGAGTCACGGCCACTGAGGCGAGAATCAGAAATATGA
- the kcnj16a gene encoding inward rectifier potassium channel 16, translating to MNSRTVYYSNVWTDDGYISTKRRYVHKDGSCNIAFRHVPEEWLLYVTDIFTTLVEIRWRVMFLTFALSYILSWLFFGILFWIIALMHGDTKDSNNEPCVYEVRSFTAAFLFSLETQTTIGYGSRGMSENCMLAIITVTIQDVISVFIDTFVIGIVVAKMASARKRAQTVGFSNTAVINRRNGHLCLSWRVGDFRRNHMVEGTTHAQLVRYIVHTTGRADITYHDLEIQNSHVILATPVTIIHQINASSPLYKMRLQELRKDSFDLVVTFTYTDDCSGILHQSRTSYTPSEILWGQQFQEMVRVTQKSYRVDYAVFHQTVKVPLTESRAEDYELNKHPPSRKQDPQMGCSLAVETEDILGQNHTSTAIRQEKL from the coding sequence atgaattcaCGAACAGTGTATTACTCCAACGTATGGACTGATGATGGCTACATCTCCACGAAGAGACGTTATGTGCATAAAGATGGCAGCTGTAACATAGCGTTCCGCCACGTGCCTGAGGAGTGGCTTTTATATGTGACAGACATCTTTACCACACTGGTGGAGATCCGCTGGAGAGTCATGTTCTTGACCTTTGCCCTCTCATATATCTTGTCCTGGCTCTTTTTCGGGATCCTGTTCTGGATTATCGCACTGATGCATGGTGACACAAAGGACTCAAACAATGAGCCATGCGTCTATGAGGTGAGAAGCTTTACAGCagcctttctcttctctcttgaGACACAGACTACCATCGGATATGGCTCACGCGGCATGTCTGAGAACTGCATGCTAGCCATCATTACTGTGACCATCCAGGACGTCATCAGCGTCTTCATCGACACCTTTGTAATTGGGATCGTTGTGGCCAAAATGGCATCAGCCCGGAAAAGAGCGCAGACGGTGGGATTCAGCAATACTGCCGTGATTAACCGTCGTAATGGGCATCTGTGCCTGTCATGGCGAGTGGGTGACTTTCGTAGAAACCACATGGTGGAAGGAACCACGCATGCCCAGCTGGTCAGATACATAGTGCACACAACTGGCAGAGCTGACATAACCTACCATGACCTTGAAATCCAAAACAGTCATGTCATTCTGGCCACCCCAGTGACTATCATCCACCAAATCAATGCCAGTAGTCCTCTGTATAAAATGAGACTGCAAGAGCTACGCAAAGACAGCTTTGACCTGGTGGTGACTTTCACCTACACAGATGATTGCAGTGGGATTCTCCACCAGTCACGCACGTCCTACACTCCCAGTGAAATCCTGTGGGGTCAGCAGTTTCAAGAGATGGTGAGAGTTACCCAGAAGTCCTACAGAGTGGACTATGCGGTCTTTCACCAAACAGTTAAAGTCCCACTGACGGAAAGCAGAGCTGAAGATTATGAACTAAACAAGCATCCTCCAAGCCGTAAACAAGACCCACAAATGGGCTGTTCTCTAGCAGTGGAGACTGAAGACATCTTAGGTCAAAACCATACCAGCACTGCTATTCGACAAGAAAAACTATAA